The Solidesulfovibrio sp. genome includes a region encoding these proteins:
- a CDS encoding WbuC family cupin fold metalloprotein: MADSGPSLSLRRISPLATVAEPARFVLADAALVAQKCRDAAANPRRREIHCFHTRDAAPLHRMINALAPGTYVRPHRHLDPPKDEAFVLLTGKMGFICFRDDGSFGREDCGILDRDTGVYAVDMPAGGWHTILALTPDTAVFEIKPGPYSPIDDKDFAVFAPREDDPGALDYLKATEDRFRALMGLPARDWA; the protein is encoded by the coding sequence ATGGCTGATTCCGGTCCCTCCTTGTCCCTGCGCCGCATCTCGCCCCTGGCCACCGTGGCCGAACCGGCCCGGTTCGTCCTGGCGGATGCGGCGCTCGTGGCCCAAAAATGCCGCGACGCCGCCGCCAACCCCCGGCGGCGTGAAATCCACTGCTTCCACACCCGCGACGCGGCCCCCCTGCACCGCATGATCAACGCGCTGGCGCCCGGCACCTACGTGCGGCCCCATCGCCACCTCGATCCGCCCAAGGACGAGGCCTTCGTGCTGCTGACCGGCAAAATGGGCTTTATCTGCTTCCGCGACGACGGCTCCTTCGGCCGCGAGGACTGCGGCATCCTCGACCGCGACACCGGCGTCTACGCCGTGGACATGCCGGCCGGCGGCTGGCACACCATCCTGGCCCTGACCCCGGACACCGCGGTGTTCGAAATCAAGCCCGGCCCCTACAGCCCCATCGACGACAAGGATTTCGCTGTGTTCGCTCCCCGGGAAGACGATCCGGGGGCGCTCGATTACCTCAAGGCGACGGAAGACCGCTTTCGGGCGCTCATGGGCTTGCCGGCCAGGGACTGGGCCTAG
- a CDS encoding MraY family glycosyltransferase: MTAILILFAIALVLSLVLTPVSGWLGRRLRILAMPQARTVHTTPMPRSGGLALFVTFFACLALAAWLLPRPVTAILYGHSMRFVYAGACLIFAVGFADDKWTLPSKLKLVGQIVAACVACYGGARIASFALPGDFIIHFDILSYAVTVFWFVLLINAINLIDGLDGLAAGVVFFATAVQAVLAAMRGEAHTAALFAVMAGATLGFLRYNFNPASLFLGDGGSYFLGYMLAALSVSGSVKSQVGATLLMPVIALGVPLLDTITAPLRRFLRGRDMFEPDKRHVHHKLLSRGWSQRQVVLFLYGITIFLALSALVLVNLRNAPAGLFLVAVGAALVLLVRKAGYFSYFAVDKILGWLRDVSDDTGLARERRTFLNHQIEISQAADVDTLWLRVTEALEHLRFDMAEMVLSGAGAATCRLRPDPPGEAAPAAHRWRRDGGSEMDRELLCSPAVMKLELPLLGKDGRVLGALWLVKDLAGDPLNEFTLRRVENLRRTVTAALDSLVPAP; encoded by the coding sequence ATGACCGCCATCCTCATCCTTTTTGCGATCGCCCTGGTCCTGTCCCTGGTCCTGACGCCCGTGTCGGGCTGGCTGGGGCGGCGCCTTCGCATCCTGGCCATGCCGCAGGCCCGCACCGTGCACACCACGCCCATGCCCCGAAGCGGCGGCCTGGCCCTGTTCGTCACTTTTTTCGCCTGCCTGGCCCTGGCGGCCTGGCTGCTGCCCCGGCCGGTGACGGCCATCCTCTACGGCCACAGCATGCGCTTCGTGTACGCCGGGGCCTGCCTCATCTTCGCCGTGGGTTTCGCCGACGACAAATGGACCCTGCCGTCCAAGCTCAAGCTCGTCGGCCAGATCGTGGCCGCCTGCGTTGCCTGCTACGGCGGGGCGCGCATCGCCTCCTTTGCGTTGCCCGGCGATTTCATCATCCATTTCGACATCCTGTCCTATGCCGTCACCGTCTTCTGGTTCGTGCTGCTTATAAACGCCATCAACCTCATCGACGGCCTGGACGGGCTGGCGGCCGGGGTGGTCTTTTTCGCCACGGCCGTGCAGGCGGTGCTGGCGGCCATGCGCGGCGAGGCCCACACGGCGGCGCTGTTCGCGGTCATGGCCGGGGCGACGCTCGGGTTTTTGCGCTACAACTTCAACCCGGCCAGCCTGTTTCTGGGCGACGGCGGCAGCTACTTCCTGGGCTACATGCTGGCGGCGCTGTCGGTGTCCGGCTCGGTCAAAAGCCAGGTCGGGGCCACGCTGCTCATGCCGGTCATCGCGCTGGGCGTGCCGCTGCTCGACACCATCACCGCGCCCCTGCGGCGTTTCCTGCGCGGCCGGGACATGTTCGAGCCCGACAAGCGCCACGTGCACCACAAGCTTTTGAGCCGCGGCTGGTCCCAGCGCCAGGTGGTCCTTTTCCTCTACGGCATCACCATCTTCCTGGCCCTGTCCGCCCTGGTGCTGGTCAACCTGCGCAACGCCCCGGCCGGCCTGTTCCTTGTGGCCGTGGGCGCGGCGCTCGTGCTGCTCGTGCGCAAGGCCGGATATTTCAGCTATTTCGCCGTGGACAAGATCCTCGGCTGGCTGCGCGACGTCTCCGACGACACCGGCCTGGCCCGGGAGCGGCGCACCTTCCTCAATCACCAGATCGAGATCTCCCAGGCCGCCGACGTGGACACGCTGTGGCTGCGCGTCACCGAGGCCCTGGAACACCTGCGCTTCGACATGGCCGAGATGGTCCTGTCCGGCGCCGGCGCGGCCACCTGCCGGCTGCGGCCGGACCCGCCTGGCGAGGCCGCCCCGGCGGCTCACCGCTGGCGCCGCGACGGCGGATCGGAGATGGACCGGGAGCTTTTATGCTCGCCGGCGGTCATGAAGCTCGAACTGCCGCTGCTGGGCAAGGACGGCCGGGTGCTCGGGGCCCTGTGGCTGGTCAAGGACCTGGCCGGGGACCCGCTCAACGAGTTCACCCTGCGCCGGGTGGAGAACCTGCGCCGTACGGTCACGGCCGCCCTGGACAGCCTCGTGCCCGCGCCATGA
- the ychF gene encoding redox-regulated ATPase YchF, whose amino-acid sequence MALSVGIVGLPNVGKSTLFNALTKAQNAQAANYPFCTIEPNVAIVPVPDARLDALAALVDPAQIVPATVRFTDIAGLVAGASKGDGLGNKFLAHIRETEVIIHVARAFTDDDVVHVSGTVDPARDIDVIETELILADAQVLESRLDRLVKQTKGSKDKEVLDKAAAGRKLLDHLMTGAPASTVEGIDSPGMLALFDEIRPLSAKRVIYCANVGEDDPAGASPLVDRIRAIAAARGAEVVVVCARMEEELASLADDERQEFLASYGLTESGLDRVARLAYHSLGLISFFTAGPKEVRAWTITAGTKAPAAAGQIHSDIERGFIRAEVIAYDDYVRHQSEAKCRCAGVLRQEGKDYVMADGDVVHFLFNV is encoded by the coding sequence ATGGCCCTTTCCGTCGGCATCGTGGGTCTGCCCAACGTCGGCAAATCCACCCTGTTCAACGCCCTGACCAAGGCCCAAAACGCCCAGGCCGCCAACTACCCCTTCTGCACCATCGAACCCAACGTGGCCATCGTGCCCGTGCCCGACGCCCGCCTGGACGCCCTGGCCGCCCTGGTCGACCCGGCGCAAATCGTGCCGGCCACGGTCCGCTTCACCGACATCGCCGGCCTCGTGGCCGGGGCCAGCAAGGGCGACGGCCTGGGCAACAAGTTTCTGGCCCACATCCGCGAGACCGAGGTCATCATCCACGTCGCCCGGGCCTTTACGGACGACGACGTGGTCCACGTGTCCGGCACGGTGGACCCGGCCCGGGACATCGACGTCATCGAGACCGAACTCATCCTGGCCGACGCGCAGGTCCTGGAATCGCGCCTCGACCGCCTGGTCAAGCAGACCAAGGGCAGCAAGGACAAGGAGGTCCTGGACAAGGCCGCCGCCGGCAGAAAGCTCCTGGACCACCTCATGACCGGCGCCCCGGCCTCCACCGTCGAGGGGATCGACAGCCCGGGCATGCTCGCCCTTTTTGACGAGATCCGGCCCCTATCGGCCAAGCGCGTCATCTACTGCGCCAACGTGGGCGAGGACGACCCGGCCGGCGCCTCGCCGCTGGTGGACAGGATTCGGGCCATCGCCGCGGCCCGCGGCGCCGAGGTGGTGGTGGTGTGCGCCCGCATGGAAGAGGAGCTGGCGAGCCTGGCCGACGACGAGCGCCAGGAGTTTCTGGCCTCCTACGGCCTGACCGAATCCGGCCTGGACCGGGTGGCCCGCCTGGCCTACCACAGCCTCGGGCTCATCAGCTTTTTCACGGCCGGCCCCAAGGAAGTGCGCGCCTGGACCATCACGGCCGGCACGAAAGCCCCGGCCGCCGCCGGCCAGATCCACTCCGACATCGAACGCGGCTTCATCCGGGCCGAGGTCATCGCCTACGACGACTACGTCAGGCACCAAAGCGAGGCCAAATGCCGCTGCGCCGGCGTCCTGCGCCAGGAAGGCAAGGACTACGTCATGGCCGACGGCGACGTGGTGCATTTCCTGTTTAACGTCTAA
- a CDS encoding UbiA-like polyprenyltransferase, whose protein sequence is MLAALARLVKIEHSVFALPFAYIGLFVAARGWPGWRAFVLLTLAMVAMRSFAMAVNRLADLPYDRVNPRTQGRELVTGEVGPRAAWLFTAGCAVVFVAACAGLNSLCLALAPVALAWGAFYSLTKRFTWLCHFCLGSVLGLAPVAGWLAVKPEFALPALLFGCGVTCWTAGFDILYACQDVDFDREHGLRSMPARFGVGCALRLAAFSHVDAAAFFLLAGYAAGLSWIYSLFWAVCSGVLLIEHRLIGENDLSRINMAFFTLNGVIAVLLCVGALLAVFLGAC, encoded by the coding sequence ATGCTCGCTGCCCTGGCCAGGCTGGTGAAGATCGAACATTCCGTGTTCGCCCTGCCGTTCGCCTACATCGGCCTTTTCGTGGCCGCCCGGGGCTGGCCGGGCTGGCGGGCCTTCGTGCTGCTGACCCTGGCCATGGTGGCCATGCGCTCCTTCGCCATGGCCGTCAACCGCCTGGCCGACTTGCCCTACGACCGGGTCAACCCGCGCACCCAAGGGCGCGAGCTGGTCACGGGCGAAGTGGGCCCGCGCGCCGCCTGGCTTTTTACCGCCGGCTGCGCCGTGGTTTTCGTGGCCGCCTGCGCCGGGCTCAACAGCCTGTGCCTGGCCCTGGCGCCGGTGGCCCTGGCCTGGGGCGCTTTTTACAGCCTGACCAAGCGCTTCACCTGGCTGTGCCATTTCTGCCTGGGCTCGGTGCTGGGGCTGGCGCCGGTGGCCGGCTGGCTGGCGGTCAAGCCGGAATTCGCCCTGCCGGCCCTCCTTTTCGGCTGCGGCGTGACCTGCTGGACGGCCGGTTTCGACATCCTCTACGCCTGCCAGGACGTGGACTTCGACCGGGAACACGGCTTGCGGTCCATGCCGGCCCGGTTCGGCGTGGGCTGCGCCCTGCGCCTGGCCGCCTTTTCCCATGTCGATGCGGCGGCGTTCTTTCTTTTGGCCGGCTATGCCGCCGGGCTGTCCTGGATCTACTCCTTGTTTTGGGCGGTCTGTTCGGGCGTGCTCCTCATCGAGCACAGGCTTATCGGCGAAAACGACTTGTCGCGCATAAACATGGCTTTTTTCACCTTAAACGGCGTCATCGCCGTGCTGCTTTGCGTCGGCGCGCTGCTGGCGGTGTTTTTGGGCGCGTGCTAG
- a CDS encoding glycosyltransferase: MKVLQVGKFYPPDPGGVETATRQAVEHLLTAGAAVEVLCFAGAGPYDDAGALCPIHRAPVAATIASQPLSIAYVRDFCRLAPRFDVLHIHWPNPLAALATFLARPRAKIALTWHSDIIGKGALAAGLSPLEAWLCRRAELVVAPSPVHLEASNRAGLFAGKGAVVPFCVDTAMARPESVDPAAVAAIRNRCGGRSLIFTLGRLVPYKGFDVLVDAAARLPENAVAVIGGGGPMREALAARIAASGLGERVLLPGRIPDAALAAWLAACDVFCLPSVTRAEMFGIVQLEAMAFGKPVVSTAIPGSGVPWVNADGRTGLTVPPGDAPALALALSRLLADDALRQRLGRGGREAVAGRFSPAAVAAALAAAYARLV; encoded by the coding sequence ATGAAGGTCCTGCAGGTCGGCAAGTTCTATCCGCCCGATCCCGGCGGCGTGGAAACGGCGACCCGGCAAGCCGTGGAACACCTCCTGACCGCCGGCGCCGCCGTCGAGGTCCTGTGTTTCGCCGGGGCCGGCCCCTATGACGACGCCGGCGCCCTGTGCCCCATCCACCGGGCGCCGGTTGCCGCCACCATCGCCTCCCAGCCCCTTTCGATCGCCTATGTGCGGGATTTTTGCCGCCTGGCCCCCCGGTTCGACGTGCTTCACATCCATTGGCCCAATCCTCTGGCCGCCCTGGCGACCTTCCTGGCCCGGCCCAGGGCGAAAATCGCGCTGACCTGGCACAGCGACATCATCGGCAAGGGCGCCCTGGCCGCCGGCCTGTCCCCGCTGGAGGCCTGGCTGTGCCGCCGGGCCGAACTGGTCGTGGCCCCGAGCCCGGTGCACCTGGAAGCCTCCAACCGGGCCGGGCTTTTCGCCGGCAAGGGAGCGGTGGTCCCGTTTTGCGTGGACACGGCCATGGCCCGCCCCGAGAGCGTCGACCCCGCCGCCGTGGCCGCCATCCGCAACCGATGCGGCGGCCGGTCGCTGATTTTCACCCTGGGCCGGCTGGTGCCCTACAAGGGGTTCGACGTCCTCGTCGACGCGGCGGCGCGGCTTCCCGAAAACGCCGTGGCCGTCATCGGCGGCGGCGGGCCGATGCGCGAGGCCCTTGCGGCGCGCATCGCCGCGTCCGGGCTCGGCGAGCGGGTCTTGCTTCCCGGCCGCATCCCCGACGCCGCGCTTGCGGCCTGGCTGGCCGCCTGCGACGTCTTCTGCCTGCCGTCCGTCACCCGGGCCGAGATGTTCGGCATCGTGCAGCTCGAGGCCATGGCCTTCGGCAAGCCGGTCGTGTCCACGGCCATCCCCGGTTCCGGCGTGCCCTGGGTCAACGCGGACGGCCGCACGGGCCTCACCGTGCCCCCGGGCGACGCCCCGGCCCTGGCCTTGGCTCTTTCCCGCCTGCTGGCCGACGACGCCTTGCGCCAGCGCCTGGGGCGGGGCGGCCGCGAAGCCGTGGCCGGGCGGTTCTCGCCCGCCGCCGTGGCCGCTGCCCTGGCCGCCGCCTACGCCCGCCTCGTTTGA
- a CDS encoding rhodanese-like domain-containing protein, whose product MKALVLFVLLFFVAWDLGWLAAGLRQTPPWRLRRLREGTAKPQLLDVRTPAEYALFHIPGAVNRPDAMAADAAALGLDPKRAVVVVCMTGHRSPFVAKKLAAKGYDASNLTWGMLGWKLAGGESVSGDGR is encoded by the coding sequence ATGAAGGCGCTCGTCCTGTTCGTTCTGCTTTTCTTCGTGGCCTGGGACCTGGGCTGGCTGGCCGCCGGGCTGCGCCAGACGCCGCCCTGGCGGCTGCGGCGCCTGCGCGAGGGAACGGCCAAACCGCAACTCCTCGACGTGCGCACCCCGGCCGAATACGCCCTGTTCCACATCCCCGGCGCCGTCAACCGGCCCGATGCCATGGCCGCCGACGCGGCCGCCCTGGGGCTCGATCCCAAGCGGGCGGTGGTGGTCGTGTGCATGACCGGCCACCGCTCGCCCTTCGTGGCGAAAAAGCTGGCCGCCAAGGGCTATGACGCCTCCAACCTGACCTGGGGCATGCTCGGCTGGAAGCTGGCCGGCGGCGAGAGCGTTTCCGGCGACGGCCGCTGA